Proteins encoded within one genomic window of Thermococcus celer Vu 13 = JCM 8558:
- a CDS encoding NfeD family protein — MKLRNLLKFLALMAYEVIVGLFLFLILPGWGFRIPLWAGLLVIAVLVAKDFLIAPFVLGGGVDKRPAVGSEGLVGRTAVVVEDLSPEGVVKVGGELWRAECLNGKAKRGELVRVISVRGAKVLVERRG; from the coding sequence ATGAAGCTTAGGAATCTCCTTAAATTCCTCGCGCTGATGGCCTACGAGGTAATCGTTGGCCTCTTCCTTTTTCTGATACTCCCGGGATGGGGGTTCAGAATCCCCCTCTGGGCCGGATTGCTCGTGATAGCGGTTCTCGTGGCCAAGGACTTTCTCATAGCCCCCTTCGTCCTCGGCGGGGGTGTGGATAAAAGGCCGGCGGTGGGTTCCGAGGGATTGGTGGGGAGAACCGCCGTCGTTGTGGAGGACCTCTCACCGGAGGGCGTCGTTAAGGTCGGTGGGGAGCTCTGGAGGGCCGAGTGCTTGAACGGGAAAGCGAAGAGGGGGGAGTTAGTCCGGGTTATCTCCGTTCGGGGCGCTAAGGTTCTCGTGGAACGCCGAGGGTAG
- a CDS encoding CoA-binding protein — translation MVRIMPVDRLSDDDVKEILTRYRKIALVGASPKPERASNDVMRYLLEKGYEVYPVNPRYDEVLGRKCYPSVLDIPDEVEIVDLFVRPEFTMDYVEQAIEKGAKVVWFQFNTYNREAFRKAKEAGLTAVAHRCMKQEHERLMG, via the coding sequence ATGGTCAGGATAATGCCCGTTGACAGGCTGAGCGACGACGATGTTAAGGAGATCCTCACGAGGTACAGGAAGATAGCCCTCGTCGGGGCATCACCGAAACCCGAGCGGGCCTCGAACGACGTGATGCGCTACCTCCTCGAGAAGGGCTACGAGGTCTACCCCGTCAACCCCCGCTACGATGAGGTCCTCGGGAGGAAGTGCTACCCGAGCGTCCTCGACATCCCCGACGAGGTGGAGATCGTTGACCTCTTCGTCAGGCCGGAGTTCACGATGGACTACGTCGAGCAGGCAATAGAGAAGGGTGCGAAGGTCGTCTGGTTCCAGTTCAACACGTACAACCGGGAGGCCTTCAGGAAGGCGAAGGAGGCCGGCCTAACCGCGGTTGCCCACAGGTGCATGAAGCAGGAGCATGAGAGGCTGATGGGTTAG
- the iorB gene encoding indolepyruvate ferredoxin oxidoreductase subunit beta: MNVIYCGVGGQGIVLMSNIVGEACARKGIHVVSGELHGLSQRSGSVIVHQRIGKGVSPLIPYGEADVILALEPMEALRYIYFLRPGGKVITNTRLIHHPYETESFVKGKLDRYVTYDEIIGKIKESGAELYEIDALKLAEEAGTALAQNVVLVGALSALPEFPIDRDTMLEAVKASVPEKAVDANVRAFELGYEAMKKLL; the protein is encoded by the coding sequence ATGAACGTGATTTACTGCGGCGTCGGCGGTCAGGGGATAGTGCTGATGTCCAACATCGTCGGGGAGGCCTGTGCCCGGAAGGGAATTCACGTCGTCAGCGGCGAGCTCCACGGCCTCTCCCAGAGGAGCGGCTCGGTGATAGTCCACCAGCGCATAGGTAAGGGCGTCTCACCCCTCATCCCCTACGGCGAGGCGGACGTCATCCTCGCCCTCGAGCCCATGGAAGCGCTGCGCTACATCTACTTCCTCCGGCCCGGCGGAAAGGTCATAACGAACACCCGCCTCATCCACCACCCCTACGAGACGGAGAGCTTCGTGAAGGGCAAGCTCGACCGCTACGTGACCTACGATGAGATAATCGGCAAGATAAAGGAGTCCGGCGCGGAGCTCTACGAGATAGACGCCCTTAAACTCGCCGAGGAAGCGGGAACCGCCCTGGCCCAGAACGTCGTCCTCGTCGGGGCCTTAAGCGCCCTTCCTGAGTTTCCGATAGATAGGGATACCATGCTCGAGGCCGTCAAGGCCAGCGTGCCCGAGAAGGCCGTGGATGCGAACGTCAGGGCATTCGAGCTGGGCTATGAGGCAATGAAGAAACTCCTCTGA
- a CDS encoding secondary thiamine-phosphate synthase enzyme YjbQ, translating into MLFEMEVSTEERFQVVDVTDEVQHLVWKSDVTSGIVVVFTTHTTTGLAINEKEAGLIEDMKAKMKELVPKGAGYAHDRVDSNAHSHLRATLLLNPEVVVPIENGELLLGAWQRILFIELDGPRHRKVLVKVCGC; encoded by the coding sequence GTGCTCTTTGAGATGGAGGTCTCCACGGAGGAGAGGTTTCAGGTGGTGGACGTAACCGACGAGGTTCAGCACCTCGTCTGGAAGAGCGACGTTACCAGCGGGATCGTGGTCGTCTTCACGACCCACACCACGACCGGGCTGGCCATAAACGAGAAGGAGGCGGGCCTGATAGAGGACATGAAGGCCAAGATGAAGGAGCTCGTTCCGAAGGGAGCCGGTTACGCCCACGACAGGGTGGACAGCAACGCCCACTCCCATCTGAGGGCGACCCTCCTTCTGAACCCGGAGGTCGTCGTTCCGATAGAGAACGGTGAACTGCTCCTCGGGGCCTGGCAGAGGATCCTCTTCATCGAGCTGGACGGTCCGAGGCACAGGAAGGTTCTGGTGAAGGTCTGCGGCTGTTAG
- a CDS encoding thiamine pyrophosphate-dependent enzyme, protein MSLKEVLKEEPHTGYMLTNEAIVRAALEADVKVTAFYPGSPQTEILDTFDRVSHHRDDIAVEIAANEKVALETVAGAAFVGLRGFTSMKSVGGNVASDTLYSLAYTGVRGGLVVVIADDPYAHSSQSEQDGRWFGYTAYLPMLEPSNPQEAYEMVKKAFEISERYGSVVLVRTTTRVNHQSGLVTVGKLERTPFERLSWKENRRSYATVGSLARKFKAELLEKIARMREDPELLALNRVEFFDGRELREAKPEDAKGVGIVTSGVPYSYVLESLEKLGGKAYILKLGVLNPISEKLLGDFIEGLEKVVVVEELSPYIEGFVREVAKERNPELEVIGKRSGHFLEMLEYNVPVVIKVLAEALGKEMPFDYEGHFKKMWELARFAPPRMPTFCAGCPHRATFWALRRAMGRIENYYLANDIGCYSMLALEHIGWTDSLLAMGASLGIAHGVQHSAKERVVAVVGDSTFFHAALPGIVNAIRNNSRMTLVILDNAVTAMTGQQAHPGSPKKVNPYEKRLDIESVLRGLGVEKIVVVDSFQARKNIGKFREALKHDGLSVIISRGECALYHFREYRRAGGKIVPYFIDKDACERAYNCIRDFGCPAIVIDEEDKKAKILPEVCVGCGVCAQLCPHNAIHSTAILYGGEDKPYVTIEDYRELEEIMLRRGRQ, encoded by the coding sequence ATGTCCCTGAAGGAAGTTCTGAAGGAGGAACCCCACACGGGGTATATGCTGACCAACGAAGCCATCGTCAGGGCCGCGCTGGAAGCCGATGTCAAGGTCACGGCCTTCTACCCCGGCTCGCCCCAGACCGAGATTCTGGACACCTTCGACAGGGTCTCCCACCACCGCGACGATATCGCGGTCGAGATAGCCGCAAACGAGAAGGTGGCCCTCGAGACGGTTGCGGGAGCGGCCTTCGTCGGCCTCAGGGGATTTACCTCAATGAAGAGCGTTGGAGGAAACGTGGCCTCGGACACCCTCTACTCCCTCGCCTACACCGGCGTTAGGGGCGGTCTCGTCGTGGTAATAGCGGACGACCCCTACGCCCACTCCTCCCAGTCGGAGCAGGACGGCCGGTGGTTCGGCTACACCGCCTACCTGCCGATGCTCGAGCCATCCAACCCCCAGGAAGCCTACGAGATGGTGAAGAAGGCCTTCGAGATAAGCGAGAGGTACGGAAGCGTCGTTCTCGTCAGGACGACGACGAGGGTTAACCACCAGAGCGGCCTCGTAACCGTTGGAAAACTCGAGAGGACGCCCTTCGAGAGACTTTCGTGGAAGGAGAACAGGAGGAGCTACGCCACGGTCGGCTCCCTCGCGAGGAAGTTCAAGGCGGAGCTCCTTGAGAAGATCGCGCGGATGAGGGAGGACCCGGAGCTCCTGGCCTTAAACCGCGTTGAGTTCTTCGATGGGAGGGAGCTCAGGGAGGCGAAGCCGGAAGATGCTAAGGGCGTCGGTATCGTAACCTCGGGTGTCCCGTACTCCTACGTCCTCGAGAGCCTTGAGAAGCTCGGCGGGAAAGCCTACATCCTAAAGCTCGGTGTCCTGAACCCCATCTCCGAGAAGCTCCTCGGAGACTTCATAGAGGGGCTCGAGAAGGTGGTCGTCGTCGAGGAACTCTCGCCCTACATCGAGGGCTTCGTGAGGGAGGTTGCCAAGGAGAGGAACCCGGAGCTTGAGGTAATCGGTAAGAGGAGCGGCCACTTCCTCGAGATGCTGGAGTACAACGTGCCGGTAGTTATAAAGGTTCTCGCGGAGGCCCTCGGGAAGGAGATGCCATTCGATTACGAGGGCCACTTCAAGAAAATGTGGGAGCTCGCCAGGTTCGCCCCGCCGAGGATGCCAACCTTCTGCGCGGGCTGTCCCCACAGGGCCACCTTCTGGGCCCTCAGGAGGGCCATGGGAAGAATTGAGAACTACTACCTCGCCAACGACATCGGTTGCTACTCCATGCTCGCCCTCGAACACATCGGCTGGACCGACTCCCTGCTCGCCATGGGGGCCTCGCTCGGCATAGCCCACGGGGTCCAGCACTCGGCCAAGGAGCGGGTGGTGGCGGTGGTCGGCGACTCGACGTTCTTCCACGCCGCCCTGCCGGGGATAGTCAACGCCATACGCAACAACTCCCGGATGACGCTGGTTATCCTCGACAACGCGGTGACGGCAATGACCGGCCAGCAGGCCCACCCGGGCAGCCCGAAGAAGGTCAACCCCTACGAGAAGAGGCTCGACATAGAGTCCGTTCTCCGGGGCCTCGGGGTCGAGAAGATAGTCGTGGTGGACTCCTTCCAGGCGAGGAAGAACATCGGGAAGTTCAGGGAGGCTTTGAAGCACGACGGCCTCTCGGTGATAATATCCCGCGGCGAATGCGCCCTCTATCACTTCCGGGAGTACCGTCGCGCCGGCGGCAAGATAGTCCCCTACTTCATCGATAAGGACGCCTGCGAGCGGGCCTACAACTGCATCCGCGACTTCGGGTGTCCGGCGATAGTCATAGACGAGGAGGACAAGAAGGCCAAGATACTCCCGGAGGTCTGCGTCGGCTGCGGCGTCTGCGCCCAGCTCTGCCCTCACAACGCGATACACTCGACGGCCATCCTCTATGGCGGCGAGGACAAACCCTACGTGACCATCGAGGATTACCGGGAGCTCGAGGAGATAATGCTGAGGAGGGGAAGGCAATGA
- a CDS encoding prenyltransferase codes for MLVKEVLASVDVIPDPYIKSATYAKIGERLARAKNNLYKTAFLRAVETANEIEDPVTMFRALLSVGYSMEKAGLKSGKRIYRSVLEDSRMLPAPQRDLLMQSAATYLLALGDVNEAVTYALEIANPEVRNETLLEALRVNTRMIEKERLKVAYRLRKSKLIVDSIDSEPQRSKAMLELIKAYLLMESYENAISLLKEINTKDWARQAFKEVAFYLKDKGTLGHYVDTLEAAANALIEKFGNDFRVELAFVFALSGEGVPAIELIRSLKDGEKVLVDMALELLERDHDVLPNFISAMNEEEATVVGKAVMNRILERPEKGDPAIIKAIGNGTTSEEVWTKIARYYVIRGELEGAVRIANLIRDGRLRSIIMTDVAHHLLKEGEVEKAIDAALEVRDPRFSSILVSEILIKALGEGLRGRVKSWNGSKR; via the coding sequence ATGCTCGTCAAAGAGGTGCTCGCGTCCGTTGATGTGATTCCCGATCCCTACATAAAATCCGCAACCTACGCTAAAATCGGCGAGAGACTGGCCAGGGCAAAGAACAACCTTTACAAAACCGCCTTTCTCCGTGCCGTCGAGACGGCGAATGAGATAGAGGACCCCGTAACGATGTTCCGTGCCCTTCTCTCCGTGGGTTACTCCATGGAGAAAGCGGGGCTCAAGTCGGGCAAGAGGATATACCGTAGTGTGCTGGAAGACTCCCGAATGCTGCCGGCCCCCCAGAGGGACCTGCTTATGCAGAGCGCCGCGACTTACCTGCTTGCGCTGGGGGATGTGAACGAGGCGGTGACCTACGCCCTCGAGATAGCGAATCCCGAAGTCAGAAACGAGACGCTCCTCGAAGCCCTCCGCGTCAACACCCGCATGATCGAGAAGGAACGCCTGAAGGTGGCCTACCGGCTCAGGAAGAGCAAGCTCATCGTGGATTCCATAGATTCTGAACCCCAGCGTTCCAAGGCGATGCTGGAGCTCATAAAGGCCTATCTCCTCATGGAGAGCTACGAGAATGCCATCTCACTCCTCAAGGAGATAAACACCAAGGACTGGGCGAGGCAGGCCTTCAAGGAGGTCGCCTTCTACCTGAAGGATAAGGGAACACTCGGCCACTACGTAGACACGCTGGAGGCGGCGGCCAACGCCCTTATAGAGAAGTTCGGAAACGACTTCAGGGTGGAGCTTGCCTTCGTCTTCGCCCTCAGCGGTGAAGGGGTTCCCGCAATTGAACTGATCAGGAGCCTTAAGGATGGGGAGAAGGTACTGGTCGATATGGCCCTGGAGCTCCTTGAGCGGGACCACGACGTTCTTCCGAACTTTATCTCGGCCATGAACGAGGAGGAGGCGACCGTTGTAGGAAAGGCCGTGATGAACAGGATCCTTGAACGGCCCGAGAAGGGGGATCCGGCGATTATAAAGGCGATCGGGAACGGCACGACCAGTGAGGAGGTCTGGACCAAGATAGCCCGCTACTACGTTATCCGGGGTGAGCTCGAGGGCGCCGTGAGGATAGCGAACCTTATCAGGGACGGTAGGCTACGCTCGATCATAATGACTGACGTGGCCCACCACCTCCTCAAGGAGGGGGAGGTCGAGAAGGCAATCGATGCCGCGCTGGAGGTCAGGGATCCGAGGTTCTCCTCCATCCTCGTCTCGGAGATCCTCATTAAGGCCCTGGGGGAGGGACTTCGCGGGAGGGTTAAGTCATGGAACGGCTCAAAGCGCTGA
- a CDS encoding Era-like GTP-binding protein, translated as MIKVAIIGAENVGKSTLMNALVGGKVSEVENLPGTTKGTIRKRFGKLRIPKGMKSPLGGADEFVLIDTAGLFDPERELRGKVLSEERFKEIIREIVSSDIVIHMVDATVGLHRGMEKLHHLLKFRYEKPIIVVINKVDLVSPERVEEVRETIRKRLEQDAVPLSLVTYEGFNELIERLAYYAQYV; from the coding sequence GTGATAAAGGTTGCGATCATCGGGGCCGAGAACGTCGGCAAGTCAACGCTCATGAACGCCCTCGTTGGCGGTAAGGTCTCAGAGGTTGAGAACCTCCCGGGGACGACGAAGGGAACCATCAGGAAACGCTTCGGAAAGCTCAGGATACCTAAGGGCATGAAGAGCCCCCTCGGAGGGGCCGACGAGTTCGTACTAATCGACACCGCCGGCCTCTTCGACCCGGAGCGGGAGCTCAGAGGAAAGGTCCTAAGCGAGGAGCGATTTAAGGAGATAATCCGTGAAATAGTCTCCTCTGACATAGTCATCCACATGGTCGACGCCACGGTCGGCCTGCACAGGGGCATGGAGAAGCTCCATCACCTCCTCAAGTTCCGCTACGAGAAGCCGATAATAGTCGTCATCAACAAGGTGGACCTCGTTTCGCCCGAGAGGGTCGAGGAGGTAAGGGAAACGATAAGGAAGAGGCTGGAGCAGGACGCGGTACCGCTCTCGCTGGTGACCTACGAGGGGTTCAACGAGCTGATAGAGAGGCTGGCCTATTACGCGCAGTACGTCTAA
- a CDS encoding SPL family radical SAM protein, whose product MKVRVIERRARGIYTKSRIPGVDWTVNQYVGCAFACEYCYAKFLTRWKGYGRWGSWVEVKTNAPDLARRHVSGSVVMSTVSDAYQPLEAELKLTRRVLRYMDKRNQLSILTKSPLVTRDIGLFMEFGNLEVGLTINGFTGREKRLFEPLTPIQKARVNALKELHESGLKTYVFISPIIPEITDVSAIVEETRDFADRYFFEVLNLRASGREFRELLREEYPESYEALTVEKAFGEFLWRLRKEIKALGVKTEGIETHRRGWEFVGL is encoded by the coding sequence ATGAAGGTTCGGGTTATAGAGAGACGGGCCAGGGGCATCTACACAAAATCGAGGATACCCGGCGTGGACTGGACCGTCAACCAGTACGTCGGCTGTGCCTTCGCATGCGAATACTGCTACGCCAAGTTTCTGACGAGGTGGAAGGGCTACGGGAGATGGGGGAGCTGGGTCGAGGTAAAGACGAACGCGCCCGACCTGGCGAGGAGGCACGTTTCGGGGAGCGTCGTCATGTCGACGGTGAGCGACGCGTACCAGCCCTTAGAGGCAGAGCTAAAGCTCACGAGGAGAGTCCTCAGGTACATGGACAAGAGAAATCAACTCTCCATTCTGACGAAATCGCCACTGGTAACCCGGGATATAGGCCTTTTCATGGAGTTCGGGAACTTGGAGGTCGGTTTGACGATAAACGGCTTCACAGGGAGGGAGAAGAGGCTCTTTGAACCGCTGACGCCGATTCAGAAGGCGAGGGTTAACGCCCTGAAGGAGCTCCACGAATCCGGCCTGAAAACTTACGTCTTCATCAGCCCGATAATCCCGGAGATAACCGACGTTTCCGCGATAGTCGAGGAAACGAGGGATTTCGCCGACCGTTACTTCTTTGAGGTTCTCAACCTCCGCGCCTCAGGAAGGGAATTCCGGGAACTCCTCCGCGAGGAATACCCCGAAAGCTACGAGGCTCTAACCGTGGAGAAGGCCTTTGGGGAGTTTCTGTGGAGGCTGAGGAAGGAGATAAAAGCCCTGGGAGTGAAAACGGAGGGCATAGAAACCCACAGAAGGGGGTGGGAGTTCGTTGGACTTTGA
- a CDS encoding glycerate kinase type-2 family protein has translation MDARRVALEIMRAAIESADPYRAVRRNLKVNENRLTVRGEEFEVKGKVYLLSFGKAACPMARAVFDLLGARIAEGVIVTKYGYARNCPKMEKLKVIEAGHPVPDENSMLGGKLGLELARKVGEDDVLIVLISGGGSALFLLPEEGISLDDKIRTNELLLRSGARIYEINTVRKHISAVKGGKLAKRVKGRIISLILSDVVGDPLEAIASGPTVKDPTTFEDAFRILNLYGVWDQLPESVRRHIELGLRGEVEETLKEDLPNVHNFIVGSNTLACESALKKARELGYNPLLLTTTLEGEAREVALALGSIVQEIARYDRPVQKPAVLIAGGEWTVTISGEAGLGGPNQEFALSVARKIAGLNAAVLAVDTDGTDGPTDAAGGIVDGETLERLKEEGVDVEKALRNHDSYRALEKAGALLKTGPTGTNVNSLIIGVVPKNF, from the coding sequence ATGGACGCCAGAAGGGTTGCCTTAGAGATCATGCGTGCCGCCATCGAAAGCGCCGACCCCTACCGGGCGGTGAGGCGGAACCTGAAGGTAAACGAAAACCGCCTGACGGTCCGCGGTGAGGAGTTCGAGGTTAAGGGGAAGGTTTACCTCCTCTCCTTCGGCAAGGCCGCCTGCCCCATGGCGAGGGCCGTCTTCGACCTCCTCGGCGCGAGGATAGCGGAAGGGGTGATAGTCACCAAGTACGGCTACGCCCGGAACTGCCCCAAAATGGAAAAGCTGAAGGTTATCGAGGCGGGGCATCCCGTTCCCGACGAGAACTCCATGCTCGGTGGAAAACTCGGCCTCGAACTTGCCAGAAAGGTCGGGGAGGATGACGTCCTAATAGTCCTCATCTCCGGCGGCGGTAGCGCTCTCTTCCTCCTTCCGGAGGAGGGCATCAGTTTGGATGATAAGATTCGGACGAACGAGCTCCTCCTCAGGAGCGGGGCGAGGATATACGAGATAAACACCGTGAGGAAGCACATTTCAGCCGTCAAAGGGGGCAAACTGGCTAAGCGCGTGAAGGGGAGGATCATAAGCCTCATCCTCTCCGATGTGGTCGGCGACCCCCTCGAGGCAATAGCGTCGGGTCCGACGGTTAAGGACCCCACCACATTTGAGGACGCCTTCAGGATCCTGAACCTCTACGGCGTCTGGGATCAGCTCCCGGAGAGCGTTAGGAGACACATCGAGCTTGGACTCAGGGGAGAAGTAGAAGAAACCCTCAAGGAGGATCTCCCGAACGTCCACAACTTCATAGTCGGGAGCAACACCCTCGCCTGCGAATCGGCTCTGAAAAAGGCAAGAGAACTCGGCTACAACCCCCTGCTTCTGACCACGACCCTCGAGGGGGAGGCCCGGGAGGTGGCCCTCGCCCTTGGCTCGATAGTCCAGGAAATAGCCAGGTACGACCGCCCCGTTCAAAAACCGGCGGTCCTGATAGCGGGAGGTGAGTGGACGGTAACGATAAGCGGGGAGGCGGGCCTCGGCGGGCCGAACCAGGAGTTCGCGCTCAGCGTGGCGAGGAAGATAGCGGGACTGAACGCGGCGGTTCTGGCCGTTGACACCGACGGAACGGACGGTCCTACGGACGCCGCCGGTGGAATCGTTGATGGAGAAACCCTCGAGAGGCTTAAGGAAGAGGGGGTGGACGTGGAGAAGGCACTGAGAAACCATGACAGTTATCGCGCACTCGAAAAGGCCGGCGCGCTCCTCAAAACGGGCCCGACCGGAACGAACGTTAACTCGCTTATCATAGGGGTGGTTCCGAAGAACTTCTGA
- a CDS encoding HD domain-containing protein, whose protein sequence is MSLLDLFIEAGNLKRLPRTGWLLAGVPNPESVAEHGYRVALITLFLADELGENGIDVDVGRAVKIALLHDLAEARITDVPLTAQRYLNKAEAERKAAMELFAGTSKPGEYFQLWREYEDGLSREGKLVRFADKLEMLVQALEYEKAGFRNLDDFWGTLEELRESEFYGYFRDLVEELAALRGGRR, encoded by the coding sequence ATGTCCCTTTTAGACCTTTTCATCGAGGCGGGTAACCTGAAGAGACTTCCAAGGACGGGCTGGTTGCTTGCTGGGGTCCCCAACCCCGAGAGCGTGGCCGAGCACGGCTACCGCGTCGCCCTCATCACGCTCTTTTTAGCGGACGAGCTCGGGGAAAATGGTATCGACGTGGACGTCGGGCGGGCCGTCAAAATAGCCCTCCTTCACGACCTCGCCGAGGCGAGGATAACCGACGTCCCGCTGACGGCTCAGCGCTACCTCAACAAAGCCGAGGCCGAGAGGAAGGCCGCGATGGAGCTCTTCGCGGGGACCTCGAAGCCCGGGGAGTACTTTCAGCTATGGCGCGAGTACGAGGATGGCCTCAGCCGGGAGGGAAAGCTCGTGAGGTTCGCGGACAAACTGGAGATGCTCGTCCAGGCTCTCGAGTACGAGAAAGCGGGCTTTAGGAACCTCGACGATTTTTGGGGGACGCTCGAGGAGCTGAGGGAGAGCGAGTTCTACGGGTATTTTAGGGACCTGGTCGAGGAGCTCGCCGCCCTGCGCGGGGGAAGGCGCTAA
- a CDS encoding GTP-binding protein, which produces MTRRVKLGHHYYYIVTVDELNSGGFRGKNVVIEGVVEDKPLVEFLPMELPGYRTTFQVSGFRVEFSGSPCIGKGDRVRVYGRFLGDCIMASAIETERAVYTTEE; this is translated from the coding sequence ATGACCAGGCGGGTCAAACTCGGTCATCATTACTACTACATCGTTACGGTCGATGAGCTGAACTCCGGGGGTTTTCGCGGTAAGAACGTCGTCATAGAGGGTGTTGTGGAGGATAAACCCCTCGTGGAGTTTCTCCCCATGGAACTGCCCGGTTACAGGACGACCTTCCAAGTCTCCGGCTTTAGGGTCGAGTTCTCGGGGAGTCCGTGCATAGGCAAGGGCGACCGCGTCAGGGTCTACGGAAGGTTCCTCGGCGACTGCATAATGGCGAGCGCCATCGAGACCGAACGGGCGGTCTACACGACGGAGGAGTGA
- a CDS encoding TRM11 family SAM-dependent methyltransferase, whose protein sequence is MYAVIFGKNPRLSEAEFNAFSRRFDLKVRVIEKNRNWLLFDSSPEVERYFHWLGGSLKLVRVMGEGENAIRDLEYARLFTVSLYGGDDWRLWRKLGSAIKREFKAEGPAKFFKPAKTYSMPAELILKGFPEIKDFVFLFREDGSFSVGETVKVTDPFELKKLDVGRPVQRPVLSIPPRLARIMVNLTEVRKGSFLDPFCGIGTITQEFVLQGLDAHGSDRDPARIKEAKRNLAWLRREFRLKNSAHLEVCDARKLGRCFRRRFDAVVTEPYLGKPLKRNPSKGEAIRLSNELDRFYYSVFESFADVLRRNGRAVFVFPAYKLSGGGLYRKERKWLRKLGFEVLGRYTDYEERHRLVRDIHVLRYRG, encoded by the coding sequence ATGTACGCCGTGATATTCGGGAAAAATCCCCGGCTGAGCGAGGCGGAGTTTAACGCGTTCTCGAGAAGGTTCGACCTGAAGGTAAGGGTCATCGAGAAAAATCGTAACTGGCTGTTATTTGACTCGAGCCCCGAGGTGGAGAGGTACTTCCACTGGCTCGGCGGTTCCCTCAAGCTGGTGAGGGTAATGGGAGAGGGCGAGAACGCCATCCGCGACCTCGAGTACGCGAGGCTCTTCACCGTCAGCCTCTACGGCGGGGACGACTGGAGGCTCTGGCGGAAGCTGGGGAGCGCGATAAAGCGGGAGTTCAAGGCCGAGGGGCCGGCGAAGTTCTTCAAGCCCGCCAAAACTTATTCCATGCCGGCGGAGCTCATCCTGAAGGGCTTTCCGGAGATTAAGGACTTCGTCTTCCTCTTCCGGGAGGACGGGAGCTTTTCCGTTGGGGAGACGGTTAAGGTTACCGACCCCTTCGAGCTGAAGAAGCTGGACGTTGGGAGACCCGTTCAGAGGCCCGTACTCTCGATCCCCCCAAGGCTCGCGAGGATAATGGTGAACCTGACCGAGGTGCGGAAGGGAAGCTTTTTGGATCCGTTCTGTGGGATAGGGACGATAACTCAGGAGTTCGTCCTCCAGGGACTGGACGCCCACGGGAGCGACCGCGACCCCGCGCGGATAAAGGAAGCGAAAAGGAATCTCGCGTGGCTCAGGAGGGAGTTCCGCCTGAAGAACTCGGCCCACCTCGAGGTCTGCGACGCGAGGAAACTGGGAAGATGCTTCCGCCGGCGCTTCGACGCGGTGGTTACCGAGCCATACCTCGGAAAGCCCCTAAAACGAAACCCGAGCAAGGGCGAGGCGATAAGGCTGAGCAACGAACTGGACCGATTCTACTACTCCGTCTTCGAGAGCTTCGCCGATGTCCTCAGGAGGAACGGGAGGGCCGTCTTCGTCTTCCCGGCGTATAAACTAAGCGGTGGCGGGCTTTACAGAAAGGAACGGAAGTGGCTAAGAAAACTCGGCTTCGAAGTCCTCGGAAGGTACACCGACTACGAGGAGCGCCACAGACTCGTCAGGGACATCCACGTGCTGAGGTACAGGGGTTAA
- a CDS encoding M48 family metallopeptidase → MRVEVRRRPVKYARLEVRPDGTVLITAPEGFDVDGLIERHRGWLEGKLTEIDGLREIAGSGFPINGEFYRVLHGRKPRLHERFKTITLSPDPDEVIALLKKTLRNDLLPLVDSYARRMGVEPGKVYIRHQRSRWGSCSPRGNLSFNVRLMAIPRELREYVVVHELAHLRHLNHSKAFWEFVGRFYPSYKTARKELGKWWTMIELNPYWKWLAGGAV, encoded by the coding sequence ATGCGGGTTGAGGTTCGCCGCCGGCCCGTTAAGTACGCGAGGCTCGAGGTGAGGCCGGACGGGACGGTCCTGATTACCGCCCCGGAGGGCTTCGACGTCGATGGCCTCATAGAGAGGCACCGCGGCTGGCTGGAGGGAAAGCTAACCGAGATAGACGGTCTCAGGGAGATAGCCGGCTCCGGCTTTCCAATCAACGGTGAGTTCTACCGGGTGCTTCACGGGAGGAAACCAAGGCTCCACGAGCGGTTCAAGACCATAACCCTCTCCCCCGACCCCGATGAGGTGATTGCCCTCCTGAAGAAGACCCTTCGGAATGATCTCCTCCCCCTCGTGGATTCATACGCCCGGCGGATGGGGGTGGAGCCAGGGAAGGTCTACATCCGGCACCAGCGGAGCCGCTGGGGGAGCTGTTCTCCAAGGGGGAACCTGAGCTTCAACGTCAGGCTGATGGCGATTCCGCGGGAGCTGAGGGAGTACGTCGTGGTTCACGAGCTCGCTCACTTAAGGCATCTCAACCACTCGAAGGCCTTCTGGGAGTTCGTCGGGAGGTTTTACCCCAGCTACAAAACTGCCAGAAAGGAGCTCGGGAAGTGGTGGACGATGATCGAGCTCAATCCGTACTGGAAGTGGCTCGCCGGGGGAGCGGTATGA